Proteins encoded together in one Impatiens glandulifera chromosome 1, dImpGla2.1, whole genome shotgun sequence window:
- the LOC124920291 gene encoding transcription factor TGA2.3-like, whose translation MDMAVISPMTDSSTDGDIDDRNVRFQSEQSMGIVGSDNGDKTRDQKTQRRLAQNREAARKSRLRKKAYVQQLETSRVKLSQLEQELQRARQQGIFISSSGDQSQSSSGSGALAFDVEYSRWLEEQNKKVNELRSAVNSHAGDTELRMIVDRILAHYDDIFRIKGDAAKTDVFHILSGMWKTPAERCFLWLGGFRSSELLKLLINQLEPFTEQQLMGITNLQQSSQQAEDALSQGMEALQQSLSETLAGSVNPYGSSGNVANYMGQMAMAMGKLGTLEGFIHQADNLRQHTFQQLHRILTTRQSARALLAINDYTSRLRALSSLWLARPRE comes from the exons ATGGATATGGCTGTCATCAGTCCGATGACTGATAGTTCTACAGACGGTGACATTGACGATAGGAACGTGAGG TTCCAGAGTGAGCAATCTATGGGAATTGTTGGTTCTGATAATGGTGATAAGACAAGAGATCAGAAG ACACAACGTAGGTTAGCTCAGAACCGCGAAGCTGCTAGGAAGAGCCGATTGAGAAAAAAG GCATATGTTCAACAACTAGAAACTAGCAGAGTAAAGTTGAGCCAACTTGAGCAGGAGCTGCAACGAGCTCGACAACAG GGCATATTTATTTCAAGTTCTGGGGATCAATCTCAATCAAGTAGTGGTAGTG GAGCGTTGGCATTTGATGTAGAATATTCACGCTGGCTGGAGgagcaaaataaaaaagtgaacGAACTGAGAAGTGCTGTCAACTCTCATGCGGGTGATACAGAACTACGCATGATTGTGGACAGGATCTTGGCTCATTACGATGATATCTTCAGGATCAAGGGTGATGCGGCAAAGACTGATGTGTTCCATATATTGTCTGGCATGTGGAAAACACCTGCAGAGAGGTGCTTTCTATGGCTTGGTGGATTCCGTTCTTCTGAACTCCTAAAG TTGCTGATTAACCAGTTGGAGCCTTTCACTGAGCAACAGCTAATGGGCATCACCAACTTGCAGCAATCTTCTCAACAAGCAGAAGATGCATTGTCACAGGGGATGGAGGCATTGCAGCAATCCTTGTCTGAAACATTGGCTGGATCTGTCAATCCATATGGTTCATCTGGAAATGTCGCAAATTACATGGGACAAATGGCTATGGCTATGGGAAAGCTAGGTACTCTTGAGGGATTCATTCATCAG GCAGACAATCTAAGACAACACACATTCCAACAACTGCATAGAATACTAACAACTCGACAATCAGCGCGGGCATTACTTGCTATAAATGACTATACTTCTCGGTTACGTGCACTTAGTTCTCTGTGGCTTGCTCGCCCCCGCGAATGA
- the LOC124920290 gene encoding calcium-dependent protein kinase 17-like: MGGCCSQSDPDLSNDPMDPSRAGQSSKPGISGKSGKPAQIGPVLGRPMEDIKSTYTIGKELGRGQFGVTHLCTNKATGEQFACKTIAKRKLVNKEDVEDVRKEVQIMHHLTGQPNIVELKGAFEDKHSVHLVMELCAGGELFDRIIAKGHYTERAAASLLRTIVQIVHTCHSMGVIHRDLKPENFLLLNKDEDAPLQATDFGLSVFYKQGELFKDIVGSAYYIAPEVLRRRYGPEVDIWSVGVMLYILLSGVPPFWAESEHGIFNAILKAHVDFTSDPWPSISPGAKDLVKQMLNSDPKQRLTAFQVLNHPWIKEDGEAPDTPLDNAVLGRLKQFKAMNNFKKVALRVIAGCLSEEEIMGLKQMFKGIDTDNSGTITLEELKRGLAEQGTILSESEAKQLMEAADADGNGTIDYDEFITATMHLNRMDKEEHLSTAFKYFDKDNSGFITLEELEHALRDYGLNDSNDIQEVISEVDADNDGRINYDEFVAMMKKGNPDATQNPKKRRDAFV, encoded by the exons ATGGGGGGCTGCTGTTCCCAGAGCGACCCCGACTTATCAAATGATCCTATGGATCCCTCTAGAGCGGGCCAATCCTCAAAACCTGGAATCTCCGGGAAGTCTGGGAAACCTGCACAAATTGGGCCGGTTTTAGGCAGGCCGATGGAGGATATCAAGTCAACATACACAATTGGAAAAGAACTTGGACGGGGACAATTTGGTGTGACCCATTTGTGCACAAACAAGGCAACTGGCGAGCAATTTGCGTGCAAGACAATAGCCAAGAGGAAACTTGTGAACAAGGAAGATGTGGAGGATGTAAGGAAGGAGGTTCAAATAATGCATCATCTTACTGGGCAGCCTAATATTGTGGAATTGAAGGGAGCTTTTGAAGATAAGCATTCAGTTCATCTTGTAATGGAACTTTGCGCAGGCGGGGAGCTTTTTGATCGGATTATCGCTAAAGGACATTACACAGAAAGGGCGGCGGCTTCGCTTTTGAGGACGATAGTGCAGATCGTTCACACTTGTCATTCCATGGGTGTTATCCATAGGGATCTCAAACCTGAAAATTTCTTGCTCTTGAATAAGGATGAGGATGCTCCTCTTCAAGCTACGGATTTTGGTCTCTCTGTCTTTTACAAgcaag GGgaattatttaaagatatagTGGGGAGTGCATATTATATAGCACCAGAGGTATTGAGAAGAAGATATGGTCCAGAAGTAGATATTTGGAGTGTTGGGGTGATGCTTTACATTCTCCTATCCGGAGTTCCTCCATTCTGGGCAG AATCGGAGCACGGGATTTTCAACGCCATCTTGAAAGCACATGTCGATTTCACAAGCGATCCCTGGCCGTCGATTTCTCCAGGAGCCAAAGATCTTGTCAAGCAGATGTTAAATTCTGACCCCAAGCAAAGGCTAACTGCCTTTCAAGTTCTCA ATCATCCATGGATCAAAGAGGATGGAGAAGCACCTGATACACCACTTGACAATGCTGTATTGGGAAGACTAAAGCAGTTTAAAGCGATGAACAATTTCAAGAAAGTTGCTCTTCGG GTCATTGCTGGATGTTTATCAGAGGAAGAAATTATGGGATTGAAACAAATGTTCAAAGGAATAGACACAGACAACAGCGGCACAATAACACTTGAGGAGCTAAAGCGAGGATTAGCCGAACAAGGAACAATATTATCAGAAAGCGAAGCTAAACAATTGATGGAAGCT GCTGATGCGGATGGAAATGGGACCATTGATTACGATGAATTCATTACTGCGACGATGCATTTGAATAGAATGGACAAAGAAGAGCATCTCTCCACTGCATTCAAATACTTTGATAAGGACAACAGCGG GTTTATTACTTTAGAGGAATTGGAGCATGCCCTTCGCGATTACGGGTTGAATGATAGTAATGATATACAAGAAGTAATATCAGAAGTTGACGCTGATAAT GATGGACGTATCAATTATGACGAGTTTGTGGCTATGATGAAGAAGGGTAATCCAGATGCAACACAAAACCCTAAGAAGCGACGTGATGCGTTtgtataa
- the LOC124912135 gene encoding RNA polymerase II subunit 5-mediating protein homolog, which produces MNITGRERISSHHHQSSRNLNSQMEETTITEFPGRISWKSALTLKKIVNKFEEMDLLESVYNTQFRSLFTAPSCSSQELFTSYFEKKEKAEDPYAPFAYNIYGFAWALQEMISMQGTVGDDEKVNDGNDGKKDDVKEDDEKVEDDVKENDEKVEDDVKENDEKVEDDEKMDDEAKVEDGEKMDDEAKVEDGEKLDGVAKVDDVEVDLKVKVKDLKLKGKDEKSVGVDVKAQTNEEIMGGDDNDDNDDF; this is translated from the exons ATGAATATCACAGGAAGAGAAAGAATCAGTTcacatcatcatcaatcatcaagaaaCCTGAACAGCCAG ATGGAAGAAACAACAATTACTGAGTTTCCTGGTCGGATTTCGTGGAAAAGTGCCCTcaccctgaagaagattgttaataagttcgaggaaatggatcttTTGGAGAGTGTGTACAATACCCAGTTCAGATCATTATTCACAGCCCCCTCTTGTAgttctcaggaactatt TACCTCATATTTTGAGAAGAAAGAGAAGGCTGaagatccttatgctccttttgcatatAACATATATGGGTTCGCATGGGCACTTCAA GAGATGATATCGATGCAGGGGACTGTGggggatgatgagaaggtgaATGATGGGAATGATGGGAAGAAAGATGATGTAAAGGAGgacgatgagaag gtggaggatgatgtAAAAGAGaacgatgagaaggtggaggatgatgtAAAAGAGaacgatgagaaggtggaggacgaTGAGAAGATGGATGATGAGGCTAAGGTGGAGGACGGTGAGAAGATGGATGATGAGGCTAAGGTGGAGGACGGTGAGAAGCTGGATGGTGTGGCTAAGGTGGATGATGTGGAGGTTGATCtgaaagtgaaggtgaaggatCTGAAATTGAAGGGGAAGGATGAGAAGAGTGTGGGTGTGGATGTGAAGGCACAGACAAATGAGGAAATTATGGGAGGAGATGAcaatgatgacaatgatgatttctag